Proteins from one Podospora pseudocomata strain CBS 415.72m chromosome 4, whole genome shotgun sequence genomic window:
- the ENP2 gene encoding Small ribosomal subunit biogenesis (EggNog:ENOG503NUV8; BUSCO:EOG09260AEC; COG:S) produces MKLTNPGAVPVYTVAGPSTARPLPDWLARRRKRSSKYDPENLNNFELLQEFEFEEASNCIRVSEDGNWIMSSGTYKPQFHVHSTAELSLSFARHTKSENTTFMLLSSDYTKSVHLQNDRSLEFHTPMGCHYDVRLPRFGRDLAYLRQSTEVLVPAVGVSSDGSGFGDVFRLDLERGQFLRPWQVDVGEDDAGVGLQGGIHAGAVNVAAVAERTHGLCAFGTTIGTVEFFDPRSKGRVAVLGNQDGEVTALDYSNDGLSLALGTSTGQIRVFDLRNPRPLMKKDQGMGLPIKKLIHMRTPTEERKLLSADKRIIKIWDEHSGDLWTSIEPMVDLNDVVHVPDSGMLLTANEGKHMHSFFIPNLGLAPKWCTFLDNLVHEMENETQTETYDNYKFLTLPELRELSLDHLIGKTNLLRPYMHGYFAHAKLYDQARLIANPYIWEEERAKRVKEKLEKERSSRIRGTKKVKVNQKLADKVLQRQENRGKVDPEAGILGDERFAKLFEDEEFKVDELSREFRSLNPSTVVGGKPGQQQDIDMADANSTDFSGSESEEEEKPKKKSKDEVVMQVSSSTAPRGGKIKDLAFGDRTQKDTRESRLAGKKEIVGEQAITFVPESKKKKQEPPPPRPEGKRRDDGRRSASSNVFRKM; encoded by the coding sequence CTACACCGTCGCAGGTCCCTCGACAGCTCGGCCGCTGCCAGACTGGCTTGCGCGCCGCAGGAAGAGATCCTCCAAATATGACCCCGAGAACCTCAATAATTTCGAGCTGCTTCAGGAATTCGAGTTCGAGGAGGCAAGCAACTGCATACGGGTCAGCGAGGATGGCAACTGGATCATGAGCTCGGGCACGTACAAGCCCCAGTTCCACGTTCACTCGACCGCCGAGTTGTCTCTTTCCTTTGCGCGCCACACCAAATCCGAAAATACGACGTTCATGCTTCTCAGCTCCGATTATACGAAGAGTGTTCACCTGCAGAACGATCGATCACTCGAGTTCCACACACCTATGGGCTGCCACTACGATGTTCGCCTTCCAAGATTCGGCAGAGATCTGGCCTATCTCAGACAGAGCACCGAGGTGCTGGTACCAGCTGTTGGTGTGAGCTCCGATGGTTCGGGGTTCGGCGATGTCTTCCGGTTAGATCTCGAGCGTGGCCAGTTCCTGCGCCCATGGCAGGTTGATGTAGGAGAGGATGATGCGGGTGTCGGTTTGCAGGGTGGAATCCATGCTGGTGCGGTCAATGTGGCGGCGGTAGCGGAAAGGACACACGGCCTCTGTGCTTTCGGTACTACAATTGGAACCGTTGAGTTTTTCGATCCACGCAGCAAGGGGCGCGTGGCTGTTTTGGGGAACCAAGACGGCGAGGTCACGGCACTCGATTACAGCAACGATGGGCTTTCGCTGGCTTTGGGAACGAGCACGGGCCAGATCAGAGTGTTTGACCTCAGAAACCCGCGTCCATTAATGAAGAAGGATCAGGGCATGGGTCTTCCGATCAAGAAGCTGATTCACATGAGGACACCCACAGAGGAGCGCAAGCTTCTCTCGGCCGACAAGAGAATTATCAAAATCTGGGATGAACACAGCGGCGATCTCTGGACCTCGATTGAGCCAATGGTTGACCTCAATGATGTAGTCCATGTGCCAGATTCCGGTATGCTCTTGACGGCTAACGAGGGCAAGCACATGCACAGCTTCTTTATTCCAAATCTCGGCCTCGCACCCAAGTGGTGTACGttcctcgacaacctcgtccACGAAATGGAGAACGAGACCCAGACGGAGACCTACGACAACTACAAGTTCCTCACCCTGCCAGAACTCAGAGAGCTCAGCCTCGACCATCTTATCGGCAAAACCAACCTTCTCCGGCCATATATGCACGGTTACTTTGCGCATGCGAAGCTCTACGACCAAGCCCGTCTTATTGCCAACCCGTACATCTGGGAAGAGGAGCGCGCCAAGAgggtcaaggagaagctcgagaaggagcgcagcagcagaatcAGAGGcaccaagaaggtcaaggtcaaccaGAAACTTGCCGACAAGGTGCTCCAGAGACAGGAAAACAGAGGCAAGGTGGACCCCGAAGCTGGGATCCTGGGTGACGAACGTTTCGCGAAGTtatttgaggatgaggagttcAAGGTTGATGAGCTCAGCAGGGAGTTCAGGTCTCTTAACCCCAGcactgttgttggtggcaagcctggtcaacaacaagataTTGACATGGCGGATGCCAACTCGACGGACTTTAGTGGTAGCGAatctgaggaggaggaaaagcccaagaagaagagcaaggacGAGGTGGTTATGCAGGTTTCTTCGTCGACTGCTCCTCGCGGTGGGAAGATTAAGGATCTTGCGTTTGGGGATAGGACGCAGAAGGATACCAGGGAGTCGAGGTTggctgggaagaaggagattgtggGTGAGCAGGCGATCACGTTTGTGCCggagtccaagaagaagaagcaggagccgccgccgccgaggccggaggggaagaggagggatgatgggaggaggagtgcgAGCAGTAAC